A stretch of Pseudobacteriovorax antillogorgiicola DNA encodes these proteins:
- a CDS encoding DUF6435 family protein, with amino-acid sequence MFGFLKVDPEKKIKNQIQKLYEQAVLYQRNGKLREYSEVMAEIDSLERKLDREQLN; translated from the coding sequence ATGTTTGGTTTTTTAAAAGTCGACCCTGAGAAGAAGATTAAGAACCAGATTCAGAAGCTATACGAGCAAGCCGTGCTCTATCAGCGAAATGGTAAGCTCCGGGAGTATTCAGAAGTGATGGCTGAAATTGACTCCCTAGAGAGAAAGCTAGATCGTGAGCAACTAAATTGA
- a CDS encoding extracellular solute-binding protein → MKRIAASIITVGLGFSALAHAAKKEVVIYTARKEHLVKPLFEAYEKKTGVKITYITDKAGALMERIKGEGKRTKADLLFTVDAGNLWSAADQGILQGVASKTLESHIPAHLRDPENQWFGLSVRARTIAYSTKRVKPESLTNYEDLADPKWKGKLCLRTSKKVYNQSLVAMFIASHGEKKTEAIVKGWVSNLATKVFPNDTAVLEAIAAGQCDVGIVNSYYFARLESKDPKFPVKLFWPAKKDGGVHVNISGAGVTKHASNKAEAIKLMEWLSGAEAQKMFAELNFEFPVMANVPAADLVQKWGSYDPSLINVSKAGELQSKAVKLMDRAGYR, encoded by the coding sequence GTGAAACGAATAGCTGCTAGTATCATCACCGTCGGGTTGGGTTTTTCGGCTCTCGCCCATGCTGCAAAAAAAGAGGTTGTCATCTATACCGCTCGTAAAGAGCATCTGGTGAAGCCCCTGTTTGAAGCCTATGAAAAGAAGACTGGCGTCAAGATCACATATATTACCGACAAGGCAGGAGCCTTGATGGAACGCATCAAGGGCGAAGGCAAACGCACCAAGGCTGACTTGCTCTTCACTGTGGATGCGGGAAATCTTTGGAGTGCTGCCGACCAAGGAATTCTTCAAGGGGTGGCAAGCAAGACCTTGGAGAGTCATATTCCAGCCCATCTAAGAGATCCAGAAAACCAGTGGTTTGGTCTGTCAGTAAGAGCCCGAACCATTGCCTACAGTACCAAACGTGTGAAGCCTGAAAGTCTGACCAATTACGAGGACCTTGCCGATCCAAAATGGAAAGGCAAGCTTTGCCTGAGGACATCAAAGAAAGTCTATAACCAGTCTTTGGTGGCTATGTTTATAGCCTCTCACGGAGAGAAAAAGACCGAAGCTATCGTCAAAGGTTGGGTAAGCAACCTTGCAACCAAGGTATTTCCTAATGATACCGCCGTCCTAGAAGCAATTGCGGCAGGGCAGTGCGATGTAGGCATCGTCAATAGTTACTACTTTGCTCGCCTGGAAAGCAAGGACCCCAAGTTCCCAGTAAAACTGTTCTGGCCAGCTAAGAAAGATGGTGGAGTCCATGTTAACATCTCAGGTGCAGGTGTCACCAAGCATGCTTCCAACAAGGCAGAGGCGATCAAACTGATGGAGTGGTTGTCAGGGGCTGAGGCTCAAAAAATGTTTGCAGAGTTGAACTTTGAATTTCCTGTGATGGCAAATGTACCAGCAGCAGACTTGGTCCAGAAGTGGGGGTCCTACGATCCTAGCTTGATCAATGTGTCTAAGGCTGGAGAACTGCAAAGTAAGGCGGTCAAACTTATGGATCGCGCAGGCTATCGTTGA
- a CDS encoding ATP-binding protein — MAQGFANTWRTRWLAFVDAFIPESISGDSVRKRRGRFVVMSSFTIGLLMSAIATLVGFRVGFDSWNFWVSALAAGILFCVPLILRLTRSLTFSSCVISGFGLFVVPLPILSGASFMENHLLWLVLITLGSTWFLGFRLGFVTMILALAEVWVLYFTLGIHEAASASVESHFILRKCVIISVMVVTTWILTYLNDKANTASQEELEQKIQDKERFKVLFTHSQDPHFLISKLGLIEFNDAASRMLRCTQGGRMAKLLHQVSMGSGDGPVRNPIEHYEQIFTEIKVKGFISQEGRVQVGEQTIPLQILMSLAELHGEPVLLMNWHDLTEVKKVEQRLIQAEREALRAADTKSAFLANMSHEIRTPLNGIIGFSEILMESELDRKQKDAVKGMQICGETLITLINDILDFSRLEAGNLDLTKHSFDFHNTLETCFSMFFQEASLKGIDLDIDIGSGVPQFVKSDENRLRQVVVNLLSNAVKFTERGSVQLYAELMNHEEGHSRVRIHVKDSGIGIGEADQKHLFKSFSQVDASSTRRFQGTGLGLAICRGVLEAMGGSIWVKSAIGQGAHFTFELDLEHGHHVVQGEAHFEVSLPDNLRILVVDDNDLNIKVAIHHLDGLEADIQVARNGQEALDMASRERYDICFMDCQMPVMDGYTATREIIQTVSEDQRPYIIAMTANAMAGDREACIAAGMNDYIAKPVKKITMFKAIEKGVHRSGEGSNNVHHLKDYDEASDSTLRILEDRFDGDINFYCEMIDQYESSSREQMAELKRAIEASQIDRELSLCHSMKGMSLNMGFDSIAEMFLQAELLLRHDKGQLNLERWRFFLDRIDEDISQSRAHLASKKAS, encoded by the coding sequence ATGGCTCAAGGATTTGCAAATACTTGGAGAACCCGCTGGCTGGCATTCGTCGATGCGTTTATTCCCGAATCGATATCAGGGGACTCCGTTCGAAAGCGCCGGGGCCGTTTTGTAGTCATGAGTTCATTCACCATCGGTTTGCTAATGAGCGCGATTGCCACCCTTGTCGGTTTCCGTGTGGGCTTTGATAGTTGGAATTTTTGGGTGTCTGCCTTGGCTGCTGGCATCCTATTTTGTGTTCCACTCATCCTACGACTTACCCGTAGCCTGACATTTAGCAGCTGTGTAATATCCGGCTTTGGCTTGTTTGTGGTACCATTGCCGATTCTCAGTGGTGCATCCTTTATGGAGAACCACCTTCTTTGGTTAGTATTGATAACCTTGGGCTCTACTTGGTTCCTTGGCTTTCGTCTGGGCTTTGTCACAATGATTCTTGCTTTGGCCGAAGTGTGGGTCCTCTATTTCACTTTAGGTATTCACGAAGCCGCTAGCGCGTCCGTGGAAAGTCACTTCATTCTAAGAAAATGTGTGATCATTTCTGTAATGGTTGTTACCACTTGGATACTGACCTATCTCAATGATAAGGCAAACACCGCCTCTCAAGAGGAACTTGAACAGAAGATTCAGGATAAGGAACGCTTTAAGGTGCTCTTCACCCACTCCCAAGACCCTCACTTTCTGATTTCCAAGTTGGGCCTTATTGAGTTTAACGATGCGGCTTCAAGAATGTTGCGTTGTACCCAAGGGGGGCGCATGGCCAAGCTCCTGCACCAAGTGAGTATGGGGTCTGGTGATGGTCCGGTACGAAACCCTATCGAACACTACGAGCAAATATTCACAGAGATTAAGGTTAAGGGGTTTATTAGCCAGGAAGGACGGGTACAGGTTGGCGAGCAAACGATCCCACTGCAAATCCTCATGTCGCTGGCGGAGCTTCACGGCGAGCCTGTCTTGCTTATGAACTGGCACGACTTGACGGAAGTGAAGAAAGTGGAGCAACGCTTGATTCAAGCGGAGCGTGAGGCACTTCGAGCTGCTGATACAAAGTCAGCGTTTCTCGCTAATATGTCTCATGAGATCCGCACACCTTTGAATGGTATCATCGGCTTCAGCGAAATCCTTATGGAAAGTGAGCTTGATCGTAAGCAAAAGGATGCCGTTAAAGGGATGCAGATCTGCGGTGAAACTCTGATCACTCTCATCAATGATATTCTAGACTTTTCGCGCCTGGAAGCAGGAAACCTCGATCTAACAAAGCATAGCTTTGACTTCCATAATACCTTGGAGACCTGTTTTTCGATGTTCTTTCAGGAGGCTTCCCTCAAAGGGATCGATCTCGACATCGATATTGGCTCAGGGGTCCCGCAGTTTGTCAAGAGTGATGAAAATCGGCTCCGACAGGTGGTAGTCAACTTACTAAGCAACGCGGTGAAGTTTACGGAACGGGGTTCAGTGCAACTCTATGCTGAGTTGATGAATCATGAAGAGGGTCATTCACGGGTGCGAATCCATGTGAAAGATAGCGGAATAGGAATTGGCGAAGCTGATCAGAAGCATCTATTCAAGTCGTTCAGTCAGGTGGACGCTTCTTCCACCCGTCGTTTTCAAGGGACCGGCCTCGGGCTTGCCATCTGTCGTGGTGTTTTGGAGGCTATGGGTGGTTCGATCTGGGTGAAAAGTGCGATTGGGCAAGGAGCCCATTTTACCTTTGAATTAGATCTGGAACATGGTCATCACGTGGTTCAGGGGGAGGCCCACTTTGAAGTATCTCTTCCCGATAATCTGCGGATCTTGGTGGTTGATGACAACGATCTGAACATAAAGGTCGCGATTCACCATTTAGATGGACTTGAGGCGGACATCCAGGTGGCTCGCAATGGCCAGGAAGCGTTGGACATGGCAAGCCGCGAGCGCTATGATATTTGCTTTATGGATTGCCAAATGCCAGTGATGGATGGCTATACTGCGACAAGAGAAATCATCCAAACAGTTTCCGAAGATCAGCGTCCCTATATCATCGCCATGACGGCGAATGCGATGGCGGGAGACCGCGAGGCATGCATTGCTGCGGGTATGAACGATTACATTGCCAAACCTGTGAAAAAAATTACGATGTTTAAGGCCATCGAAAAGGGCGTCCACCGCAGTGGCGAAGGCTCCAACAACGTTCATCATCTTAAAGACTATGACGAGGCCTCTGATTCAACTTTGAGAATTCTTGAAGATCGTTTCGATGGCGATATTAACTTCTACTGCGAGATGATTGACCAGTACGAATCGAGCTCTCGGGAGCAGATGGCTGAATTAAAAAGGGCGATTGAAGCCTCACAGATCGATCGTGAGTTATCACTTTGCCATTCCATGAAGGGAATGTCTCTCAATATGGGCTTTGATAGTATAGCTGAAATGTTTCTCCAGGCCGAGTTACTCCTTCGGCATGACAAAGGGCAACTCAACCTAGAGCGCTGGCGCTTCTTTCTCGACCGTATTGATGAGGATATCAGTCAGTCCCGGGCTCATCTTGCCTCGAAAAAGGCGTCCTAA
- a CDS encoding SDR family NAD(P)-dependent oxidoreductase, translating to MSYRDQVVVITGGASGLGLKLGEAMAREGAKVVLADINESGLQATKRGFKEQNLVAEFMQVDVASHQSIKDLVTAVMERFGRIDVMMNNAGIGMIGSVCDVPLETWERMIDVNIKSVIYGIQEVYPIMIKQGSGQIVNTASLAGLIPMPGAVPYGMSKHAVVGLTLGLRAEAAAYGIKVNVLCPAFVKTNILKDSAAYNVGPHALKKVVANAGGAISLDEFITEAMAGIRANKSLIVLPKKARLAYRVFRFLPKKFFRANEKFGRGVRRMRGAETAH from the coding sequence ATGAGCTATCGGGATCAGGTGGTGGTAATTACGGGGGGAGCTTCAGGGTTAGGCCTTAAACTAGGGGAGGCTATGGCCCGCGAAGGAGCCAAGGTTGTGCTGGCTGACATCAATGAGTCAGGCCTACAGGCAACCAAGAGAGGCTTTAAAGAGCAAAATCTAGTGGCTGAATTCATGCAGGTCGACGTTGCATCTCATCAGAGTATCAAAGACTTGGTGACCGCTGTGATGGAGCGCTTTGGTCGTATTGATGTGATGATGAATAATGCCGGGATCGGCATGATTGGAAGCGTTTGCGATGTTCCCCTAGAAACTTGGGAGCGAATGATCGATGTCAATATCAAGAGCGTGATCTATGGCATCCAAGAGGTCTATCCTATTATGATCAAGCAAGGGTCGGGACAAATCGTCAATACCGCGTCCCTAGCTGGATTGATACCCATGCCTGGTGCGGTGCCCTACGGAATGAGTAAGCATGCCGTGGTGGGCCTTACCTTGGGTCTTCGGGCGGAAGCCGCTGCCTATGGAATCAAGGTCAACGTTCTATGCCCAGCCTTTGTCAAAACCAATATCCTTAAGGATTCTGCAGCTTATAATGTTGGCCCCCATGCCCTGAAAAAAGTGGTGGCTAACGCAGGTGGAGCGATCTCACTCGATGAGTTCATCACAGAGGCTATGGCTGGGATTCGTGCTAACAAAAGCCTTATCGTTTTGCCAAAGAAGGCTCGTCTCGCCTATCGGGTGTTTCGATTCTTACCGAAGAAATTTTTCCGAGCTAATGAAAAGTTCGGGCGGGGTGTTCGAAGGATGCGAGGCGCTGAAACCGCCCACTGA
- a CDS encoding imelysin family protein: MKYRLMSALLLSSTLLGSCTDDDEPIQPTSEAAVQNYAAIVYANYTDALETATALKSAVDSFVEAPSEAGLEEAKQAWLASRDPYGQSEAYRFYDGPIDDSDGPEGQLNAWPLDEVYLDYVDGDEDAGIINSTLEISKASIAGYNEGGQGDILSSGSGFDAEKAIATGYHAIEFLLWGQDLSATGPGTRPYTDYTTRANADRRGTYLKLTAELLVEDLTTLVADWAPEDASNYRNASFLAQDTSESLKAMFTSIGILAKGELGGERIDVALANKSQEDEHSCFSDNTNADIYNNALGVQNVYLGQYGSLTGTGLSALVAEVDPDLDEEIKTLLDEAVTLAKTLPLTFDQIIVDESSDGYAQANNLVIKLQEVAEKLVSAATAVGLGTISVELPE, encoded by the coding sequence ATGAAATATAGGCTCATGAGCGCTCTATTGCTCTCTAGTACGCTTCTTGGTTCCTGTACCGATGATGACGAACCCATTCAGCCGACCAGTGAAGCAGCAGTTCAGAACTACGCTGCAATTGTTTACGCTAACTACACCGATGCCCTAGAAACAGCTACTGCATTGAAATCTGCTGTTGATAGCTTTGTCGAGGCTCCCAGTGAGGCTGGTCTGGAAGAGGCGAAGCAAGCTTGGCTCGCGTCCCGTGATCCCTATGGCCAATCTGAAGCCTATCGATTCTACGATGGCCCTATTGATGATAGCGATGGCCCCGAGGGTCAGCTCAATGCCTGGCCTCTCGATGAGGTCTACCTTGATTACGTTGACGGTGATGAAGACGCGGGTATTATCAATTCAACTCTTGAAATTTCTAAAGCAAGTATCGCTGGCTATAATGAGGGAGGCCAGGGAGATATCTTAAGTTCTGGAAGCGGTTTTGATGCTGAAAAAGCCATTGCCACAGGTTACCATGCCATCGAATTTCTGCTTTGGGGCCAAGATCTGAGTGCCACTGGCCCTGGGACAAGACCTTATACAGACTACACAACACGGGCGAATGCCGACCGACGAGGGACGTATCTCAAGCTAACAGCTGAGCTTTTGGTCGAAGACCTTACCACCCTTGTTGCGGATTGGGCTCCCGAAGATGCCAGCAACTATCGCAATGCAAGTTTCCTAGCTCAAGACACTAGCGAGTCACTGAAGGCTATGTTCACCTCTATAGGGATTCTGGCAAAAGGTGAACTGGGTGGAGAGCGAATTGATGTCGCTCTTGCCAACAAGTCCCAGGAGGATGAGCATTCGTGCTTTTCAGATAACACCAATGCTGATATCTATAACAACGCTTTAGGCGTGCAAAATGTGTATTTAGGTCAGTATGGAAGCCTTACTGGCACCGGCTTATCAGCACTTGTGGCAGAAGTCGATCCAGATCTTGACGAGGAGATTAAAACCCTTCTCGACGAAGCGGTGACCCTTGCTAAAACACTGCCTTTGACCTTCGATCAGATTATCGTGGATGAGAGCTCTGATGGCTATGCACAGGCTAACAATCTGGTTATCAAGCTTCAGGAGGTCGCTGAAAAACTTGTCTCAGCAGCAACTGCTGTAGGCCTTGGAACAATAAGCGTTGAGTTACCGGAGTAA
- a CDS encoding inorganic pyrophosphatase: protein MTTVDAEKLLKYISKVFKPHPWHGLEARPKGDESLVNAYIEIVPTDRVKYEIDKDSGYLMVDRPQKFSNIVPSLYGFIPRTYSGEKLAKYTNDLLGRTDLVGDSDPLDLCVLTEKPITHGDLLLKAVPIGGFRMLDDGEVDDKIIAVLKDDPIYSMWEDVSACPESVINSLRHYFLTYKEIPGSSENQKIEITHTYSRKEAETIIALGCEDYQDKYGFVGLDVIFNAD, encoded by the coding sequence ATGACGACCGTTGATGCAGAAAAGCTGCTGAAATACATCTCGAAGGTTTTCAAGCCCCACCCCTGGCACGGCCTGGAGGCTAGGCCCAAGGGCGATGAGTCCCTGGTCAACGCCTATATTGAAATTGTCCCAACGGATCGCGTTAAATACGAAATTGATAAGGATAGCGGCTACCTAATGGTGGATCGTCCACAAAAGTTTTCAAATATCGTCCCGTCTCTTTATGGCTTCATTCCGAGAACTTACTCCGGAGAAAAGCTAGCCAAATACACCAACGACTTGCTTGGTCGTACGGATTTGGTCGGTGACAGCGATCCTCTTGATCTCTGCGTGCTCACTGAGAAGCCAATCACCCATGGTGACCTTCTTCTCAAAGCTGTGCCCATCGGTGGCTTTAGGATGCTTGATGACGGCGAAGTCGACGATAAGATCATCGCAGTTTTAAAAGACGACCCTATTTACAGCATGTGGGAAGATGTCTCTGCTTGCCCTGAGTCGGTGATCAACAGCCTGCGTCACTACTTTCTTACATATAAGGAGATTCCGGGTTCATCCGAGAATCAGAAGATCGAAATCACACATACCTACAGCCGAAAAGAGGCGGAAACCATCATCGCTCTTGGTTGTGAGGACTACCAGGATAAGTACGGCTTTGTCGGTTTGGATGTGATTTTTAATGCTGACTAA
- a CDS encoding ABC transporter permease, translating into MKFYRFSKSSSLWRYASYGIALLAMSPILAVLASWLLPISEHWQHLREHLLLDLLGNSFCLLLGTLSLTFIIGVGSAWFLSLYQVPGRRWLRPALILPLAIPAYVNGFINLGFWDYSGPFHTALRSIGIDGQIFEIRSLPGAAWILTVSLYPYVYLMSRQAFDSQGGRVIEAGRSLGMPINKIFWQLAVPMARPWIFGSLALVGMETLADFGTVSIFGVDTFTTAIYKSWFGFFSPETAAQLSSLLLAIVFFVFMMDYLSRKGQKFVSANGVRKAMPFRKRSHAYLVAAGLWGLFLVAFLLPVVQMLVWAVEEGFPSWANLLDISTNSFLVGAITAASVAISAVVLVFAQRFFPIGKVMLANRLAILGYALPGSVLAIGVFLPLVRLDNVAADFIEGLTGHDPGLMLTGGMVTMVVGLSIRFLAVGHTAIQSAQERISPRIDEAAINFGVYGSQQIRLIHLPLIWRAILGAMVLVFIDVIKEMPLTLMTRPFGWDTLSVKIFELISEGEWQAAALPSLILVLLGLIPVSLFKRETAS; encoded by the coding sequence TTGAAGTTTTATCGTTTCTCAAAATCATCTTCGCTGTGGCGTTATGCCAGTTATGGCATCGCCTTGCTTGCCATGAGCCCGATCCTTGCGGTCTTGGCTTCATGGCTTTTGCCGATCAGCGAACATTGGCAGCATTTGCGTGAGCATCTGCTGCTTGATCTTTTAGGCAATTCCTTTTGCCTGCTCCTAGGGACCTTATCCCTCACTTTTATCATTGGAGTCGGGTCCGCTTGGTTTTTGAGCCTATACCAAGTTCCAGGTCGGCGGTGGCTACGGCCAGCCCTAATCCTGCCCTTAGCAATTCCAGCTTATGTAAACGGGTTTATCAATCTTGGGTTCTGGGATTACTCCGGTCCGTTTCACACCGCGTTGCGCAGTATCGGTATCGATGGCCAAATCTTCGAAATACGCTCCTTGCCAGGTGCTGCTTGGATTCTTACGGTATCTCTTTATCCGTACGTTTATCTGATGAGTCGTCAGGCATTTGATAGCCAGGGTGGGCGGGTTATCGAAGCGGGGCGATCTCTAGGCATGCCTATCAATAAGATTTTTTGGCAATTGGCGGTGCCTATGGCTCGCCCTTGGATTTTTGGCAGCCTGGCCTTGGTCGGGATGGAAACCCTCGCAGACTTTGGAACCGTTTCGATCTTTGGCGTTGATACCTTCACTACGGCCATCTACAAGTCTTGGTTTGGCTTCTTCTCCCCAGAAACTGCGGCTCAGCTTTCATCTCTTTTGCTCGCCATCGTTTTCTTTGTGTTTATGATGGATTATTTGAGCCGTAAGGGTCAGAAGTTTGTGAGCGCCAACGGCGTTCGGAAGGCCATGCCCTTTCGCAAGCGATCCCATGCTTACCTCGTCGCAGCTGGCTTATGGGGACTATTTTTGGTGGCGTTTTTATTACCTGTGGTGCAGATGCTCGTTTGGGCTGTGGAGGAAGGTTTTCCCTCCTGGGCTAATCTTTTAGATATCAGCACGAACTCGTTCCTGGTGGGAGCTATCACTGCTGCTTCAGTTGCTATTAGTGCGGTAGTTTTGGTTTTCGCTCAGCGATTCTTTCCTATCGGTAAGGTCATGCTAGCCAACCGGCTGGCGATTCTCGGCTATGCCTTGCCTGGGTCTGTATTGGCTATCGGGGTTTTTCTGCCACTTGTTCGGCTTGATAATGTAGCTGCTGATTTTATTGAAGGACTAACAGGTCATGACCCTGGGTTGATGCTGACCGGTGGCATGGTCACGATGGTTGTCGGGCTTAGTATCAGGTTTTTAGCAGTCGGCCACACCGCAATCCAATCGGCGCAGGAGCGGATTAGCCCGCGAATCGATGAAGCGGCGATCAATTTTGGCGTTTACGGCAGCCAACAAATCCGCTTGATTCATTTGCCCCTCATATGGCGAGCTATTCTTGGTGCCATGGTGCTAGTTTTTATCGATGTGATCAAGGAGATGCCCTTGACGCTGATGACGAGACCCTTTGGCTGGGATACCCTTTCCGTAAAGATCTTCGAATTGATCAGTGAAGGGGAGTGGCAAGCGGCGGCATTGCCATCGTTAATTTTGGTGCTTTTGGGGCTTATCCCAGTATCACTATTTAAGCGGGAGACGGCGTCATGA
- a CDS encoding START domain-containing protein has translation MKISKILGTTLTTLSLLTFPAFGKGWEKVDRDDGVDVFRKEIPGSSLVAFKGVKVMNQPITKVSQVLLDKNGKSRLEWVDMVIDFKFLEQGKYKAIAYSSYKVPWPLLNRDYVTQFDLKIDNIANQVIVSLKSVEHPDAPETIGVRANLIDSRYVLTPLPNGKTRVSVEIQTDPMGYIPSWLVNLIQKSWPSKTLNAMEKQAAKAKTPHNEIIANELRSLKQISMK, from the coding sequence ATGAAAATTAGTAAAATCCTGGGAACCACCCTAACGACACTGAGCCTTCTAACGTTTCCCGCATTTGGTAAGGGTTGGGAAAAAGTCGACCGCGACGACGGCGTTGATGTATTCCGCAAGGAGATCCCTGGCAGTTCGCTGGTTGCCTTCAAAGGGGTTAAGGTAATGAACCAGCCTATCACCAAAGTATCCCAGGTGCTACTCGACAAGAACGGCAAATCACGACTCGAATGGGTCGACATGGTAATCGACTTCAAGTTTTTAGAACAGGGCAAGTATAAGGCGATCGCCTACTCTTCTTATAAGGTACCTTGGCCGCTCCTCAACAGAGACTACGTTACACAATTTGATTTGAAGATTGACAATATTGCCAACCAAGTGATTGTTTCGCTAAAATCGGTGGAGCATCCCGATGCTCCTGAAACCATCGGTGTCAGAGCCAATCTCATCGATAGTCGCTACGTCCTTACTCCACTACCTAATGGCAAGACCAGGGTATCTGTAGAAATCCAAACCGATCCTATGGGTTACATCCCCTCTTGGTTAGTCAACCTGATTCAAAAGTCCTGGCCATCCAAAACACTCAACGCGATGGAAAAGCAAGCAGCTAAGGCCAAGACCCCTCACAATGAGATCATAGCGAATGAGCTACGAAGCCTTAAACAGATATCTATGAAGTAG
- a CDS encoding ABC transporter ATP-binding protein, whose product MSRVVLKVEDLIHRYGSQATLNQINLELTEGMVGCLLGASGCGKTTLLRCIAGFEPVLGGCITLNQRIVSSDSRFIPPEKRRIGVVFQDYALFPHLTVAENIGFGIRHMSKADQVEKVDKLLASVDLTAHAHKYPSELSGGQQQRVALARALAPEPDLLLLDEPFSNLDSNLRERMKHELKTLLEHFGVTALLVTHNQDEAFDIADEIGVMSGGKILQWGSSYDLYHKPQSREVASFLGMSAFLPAKVSHDGCVLTELGEVVCKEDLKTLKGKNITVLLRPDDIIHDDQIAPIATVEQVSFRGMFLVYHLRLPSGQLIHCFTSSHHEKHEIGGKIGIRLDMKHAVILREDEALVEQVDESTMPKRHG is encoded by the coding sequence ATGAGTCGCGTGGTTTTGAAGGTAGAGGACTTAATTCATCGGTACGGCTCGCAAGCCACCCTCAACCAGATCAACTTAGAGCTAACAGAGGGCATGGTCGGCTGTTTGCTCGGAGCAAGCGGCTGTGGCAAAACAACATTGTTGCGTTGCATAGCAGGATTTGAGCCGGTTTTGGGTGGCTGTATCACACTCAATCAGCGCATTGTCAGCAGCGATTCCCGGTTCATTCCTCCCGAAAAAAGGCGTATTGGCGTCGTATTTCAGGATTATGCACTGTTTCCTCATCTCACGGTTGCTGAAAATATTGGCTTTGGAATCCGTCACATGTCGAAAGCGGATCAGGTGGAAAAGGTCGATAAGCTGCTGGCTTCGGTGGACCTTACAGCCCATGCTCATAAATATCCTAGTGAGCTTTCGGGCGGACAGCAACAACGTGTAGCCTTGGCTAGGGCACTCGCCCCAGAACCCGATCTGCTCTTGCTGGATGAACCTTTTTCCAATTTGGATTCCAACCTGCGCGAGCGCATGAAGCACGAACTTAAAACCTTGCTGGAACATTTTGGTGTGACAGCGCTGCTGGTGACTCATAACCAGGATGAAGCTTTTGACATAGCGGACGAAATCGGAGTGATGTCGGGCGGAAAGATACTGCAATGGGGGTCATCCTATGACCTTTATCACAAGCCCCAAAGTCGCGAGGTCGCGAGCTTCTTAGGAATGAGCGCGTTTCTGCCAGCAAAAGTCTCTCATGATGGTTGTGTTCTCACGGAACTGGGAGAAGTGGTCTGTAAAGAGGACCTAAAGACTTTAAAAGGCAAGAATATTACAGTACTTTTAAGGCCAGATGACATCATTCACGACGATCAGATTGCACCCATCGCTACGGTGGAGCAGGTATCGTTTCGCGGCATGTTTCTGGTATACCATTTAAGGCTGCCTAGCGGGCAGTTGATTCACTGCTTCACCTCAAGTCACCACGAGAAGCATGAGATCGGTGGCAAAATCGGGATTCGATTGGATATGAAGCACGCTGTTATCTTACGGGAAGATGAGGCTTTGGTGGAACAAGTGGACGAGAGTACAATGCCCAAGAGGCATGGCTGA